From Halotia branconii CENA392, the proteins below share one genomic window:
- a CDS encoding HEAT repeat domain-containing protein, with amino-acid sequence MAALPLEEISAQLESPNLRDRMVALANLRHVSPEDAVPLIKKVLDDESLQLRSMAVFALGVKPTPESYPILVKILENDPDYGIRADAAGALGYLGDARAFEALARAFYEDTDWLVRFSAAVSLGNIKDPRASEILIQALDSKEVVLQEAAISALGEIEDIESVDVILRFAQSEDWLIRQRLAEALGHLPTAKSISALKYLAKDNHPHVAEAAKISLQRLEEIGYQA; translated from the coding sequence ATGGCTGCTCTACCTTTAGAAGAAATCTCTGCTCAATTAGAAAGTCCAAATTTGCGCGATCGCATGGTAGCCTTGGCTAATCTGCGCCATGTATCTCCCGAAGATGCAGTACCTTTAATCAAAAAAGTTTTGGATGATGAATCTCTGCAACTGCGCTCTATGGCTGTATTTGCCCTAGGAGTTAAGCCAACACCAGAAAGTTATCCAATTTTAGTCAAAATTTTGGAGAACGACCCAGACTATGGCATTCGTGCTGATGCTGCTGGTGCTTTAGGATATTTGGGTGATGCTAGGGCTTTTGAGGCACTAGCACGAGCATTTTATGAAGATACTGATTGGCTAGTACGTTTTAGTGCAGCAGTTTCCTTGGGTAATATTAAAGATCCCCGCGCTAGTGAAATTCTCATTCAGGCTTTAGATAGCAAAGAAGTTGTTTTACAAGAAGCTGCAATTTCCGCACTAGGAGAAATTGAAGATATTGAATCTGTAGATGTGATTTTGCGGTTTGCCCAATCAGAAGATTGGTTAATACGGCAGCGTCTTGCAGAAGCTTTGGGACATCTGCCTACCGCCAAAAGCATCTCAGCTTTAAAATATCTAGCAAAAGACAACCATCCCCATGTTGCCGAAGCTGCAAAAATTTCTCTCCAGAGGCTTGAAGAAATAGGCTATCAAGCTTAG
- a CDS encoding phycobiliprotein lyase, with translation MNIEEFFQLSAGKWFSHRTSHHLAFNKSEDGKSDIIIEMLAADHPEVIKLCQLDEIIPNSAACGAKVTWNGTIEQDQKKHSGSTVLVLVPDVDKANEGKLLRETGDTKKALVTGHYKIGTDEALILTTESETICSEERLWFASPNLRMRVLVIKRADGFSTASFTSEIRMGGSPAAAKVSEAANPVSS, from the coding sequence ATGAATATTGAAGAGTTTTTTCAGTTAAGTGCTGGTAAATGGTTTTCCCACCGTACTAGCCACCATTTGGCTTTTAATAAATCTGAAGATGGCAAATCAGACATTATCATTGAAATGCTGGCAGCAGACCATCCAGAGGTAATTAAATTATGTCAGCTTGACGAAATTATTCCTAATTCAGCTGCTTGTGGTGCTAAAGTTACTTGGAACGGCACAATCGAACAGGATCAAAAAAAGCACAGCGGCTCCACTGTGTTAGTTTTAGTTCCTGATGTGGATAAAGCCAACGAAGGTAAGTTACTGCGGGAAACAGGCGATACCAAAAAAGCCCTTGTCACTGGACATTATAAAATTGGCACTGATGAGGCGCTGATCCTAACTACAGAGTCCGAAACTATCTGTTCTGAAGAACGCTTGTGGTTTGCTAGTCCCAATTTGCGGATGCGTGTACTTGTTATCAAGCGCGCTGACGGTTTTAGTACGGCTTCTTTTACTTCTGAAATTCGCATGGGTGGTAGTCCCGCAGCGGCCAAGGTATCAGAGGCGGCTAACCCCGTATCAAGTTAG
- a CDS encoding NB-ARC domain-containing protein — translation MLSLKVSQSGKLFIKKARIKKIEQAKKERIEAVGKIEKAWDTDEIFLREASKILEPHKNWDNTEIFAVALATWKRFREARQPIKADTFKAFCQVLNLKWEDVAENDVERRKNLSEAPEIFNFYGRTKELAEIQQWLIKERCRLVVIHGIGGIGKSALARHLVDKIADKYDYLIWLSLTSAPPFLEILIKLIHFLSKGEKESGDISQIIQYLDNYKCLIVMDGWEEVADDDSEDYANYSVFVDRVAKEAHKSSLLLLSRTITPNIEILEGKLVRLKRLKVLDYEEATKILRAEGIYATDSELEEFSKRYSNPWILKRIARKVQNVSLDLSDFLENTSIYVDDVITEFLDQQFQELSKVETTLIYWVALRRNSATWHQLVQDSHQVFSYNQLFKVLDDLIAKRSFIVKNTEDITTLYILDPVILKYTTERFVKENSREIFQVINSKKIDYSELFIIHSFITEYPKDEELNQEQIRRIVKPIQKMLLTELRIQEQDLEEELKQVLSLLKDKELSLEYAYQNISYLISACKKSSLEDI, via the coding sequence ATGCTAAGTCTCAAAGTTTCTCAAAGCGGAAAACTTTTCATTAAAAAAGCCAGGATAAAAAAAATTGAACAAGCCAAAAAGGAAAGAATTGAGGCAGTAGGCAAGATTGAAAAGGCTTGGGATACGGATGAAATATTTCTTAGGGAAGCAAGTAAAATTCTAGAGCCGCATAAAAACTGGGACAATACCGAAATATTTGCTGTTGCACTAGCGACTTGGAAACGCTTTCGGGAAGCAAGACAACCCATTAAAGCTGATACTTTCAAGGCTTTTTGCCAAGTATTAAACTTAAAATGGGAAGATGTCGCAGAAAATGATGTAGAACGCCGTAAAAACCTCAGCGAAGCACCAGAGATATTTAACTTTTATGGTCGTACAAAAGAGTTAGCCGAAATTCAGCAATGGCTCATTAAAGAACGCTGTCGGTTAGTTGTAATTCATGGAATAGGGGGAATTGGAAAAAGTGCTTTAGCTCGTCATTTAGTAGATAAAATCGCCGATAAATATGATTATTTGATCTGGCTTTCTTTGACATCAGCACCCCCTTTTCTAGAAATATTGATAAAACTAATACATTTTTTATCTAAAGGCGAAAAAGAATCAGGTGACATTTCTCAAATAATTCAGTATTTAGATAATTACAAATGTTTAATAGTAATGGATGGTTGGGAAGAAGTTGCAGACGATGATAGCGAAGATTATGCGAACTATAGCGTATTTGTAGATAGAGTTGCTAAAGAAGCACACAAAAGCAGTTTATTATTACTTAGTAGAACAATAACTCCGAATATTGAAATATTAGAAGGAAAACTAGTTCGTTTAAAAAGATTAAAAGTTTTGGACTATGAAGAAGCAACGAAAATTTTAAGAGCAGAAGGTATTTATGCCACAGATAGTGAACTAGAGGAGTTTAGTAAACGCTATAGCAACCCGTGGATACTGAAAAGAATTGCACGGAAAGTTCAGAACGTGTCTTTAGATTTATCAGATTTTTTAGAAAATACATCAATTTATGTTGATGATGTAATTACTGAATTTTTAGATCAACAATTTCAAGAGCTATCAAAAGTAGAAACAACTCTTATTTACTGGGTAGCTCTCAGACGTAATTCAGCTACATGGCATCAATTAGTACAAGATAGTCATCAAGTTTTTTCTTATAATCAGTTGTTTAAAGTTTTAGATGATTTAATCGCAAAACGCTCTTTCATTGTTAAAAATACAGAAGATATTACCACACTTTATATATTAGATCCAGTAATTTTGAAGTATACTACAGAAAGATTTGTTAAAGAAAACTCTAGAGAGATTTTTCAAGTAATTAACAGCAAAAAAATTGATTATTCAGAGCTATTTATTATTCATAGTTTCATCACCGAATATCCCAAAGATGAGGAACTAAATCAAGAGCAAATCAGGCGGATTGTTAAACCTATTCAAAAAATGTTATTGACCGAGTTGCGTATTCAGGAGCAAGATCTTGAAGAGGAATTAAAGCAAGTTCTGTCTTTATTGAAGGATAAAGAATTGTCTTTGGAGTACGCATACCAGAACATTTCATATCTGATTTCGGCTTGTAAAAAATCTAGCTTAGAGGATATTTGA
- a CDS encoding bifunctional serine/threonine-protein kinase/ABC transporter substrate-binding protein has protein sequence MRVYCTNPNCTSPEKNLTDSLLDINPKEQRYCDRCRTDLILESRYLALEEIGSGGFGKTFRAYDFTFEQECAVKILRPLQRLKPSDLQLVEKGFKQGAKILHGLSHQQIPRVYDYFDLNISAQQKFFYLVQEYIPGQTLAQELANKTHRRFSESEVLEVLRSLLEIISYTYSQNVIHRDIKPSNIIRHRDNNKIYLIDFDGAIKRELEPGIPVSQSRAIGTPGYAPPEQLCGRNIDITADLYGIAATCVCLLTGKEPAQISNISNPLGENWKIYAPNVEQKLAVILDTMLLPFPAQRYQSAQEVLGKLDQPPTQSPPPTQSPPLITALLTQLRSLFTVQKIRIIFRRWRWRSLGFLVLLGVAIAFIIANFNPHLTTYFSRGEEALIAEAQAVATVPECRTAYDLKTQGMKIFANASSPADFRRAEDAFLESIEKFKQAALKTSSTDNQCEVDPETWIYYYNSKAAQTINGNLPTIAVVIPDLKVDRGNALEILRGIAQVQSEQESAPVLQILIVKHDSQQQEVEYIAEQNILGDLPYFSNSKILGVIGRYTSDEIWKPGDIFGKKQLVLISPTSTAIRQDLFGQQQPLNEYVFRTASNDSIAAKDLANYMRSNSQWQKVLISFDSENNYSESLRDKFVQELRRLGAIDKNITGCDLKLINALQDCKDKAIRENVQVLMLAPSPNTLKEALNIAKEVKSQRQSRQILGGDVLYDPQTLELGDAANGMVIAVSSHATLADSNFSGTTTKLWGTKDVSWRTLTSYDAAKVFVEALTKLKGNNNPTRQQVYEKLNEPNFFALGATAKIKFNHQLNDRHDRKQVEGIGILVQAECKRDTNKCYFNYLKSPERNNP, from the coding sequence ATGAGAGTTTACTGCACTAATCCTAACTGCACATCACCTGAAAAGAATTTGACTGATAGCTTGCTTGATATCAATCCTAAAGAACAGAGATATTGTGACAGATGTAGGACAGATCTTATTCTTGAAAGTCGCTATTTGGCTTTAGAGGAAATAGGCAGTGGAGGATTTGGAAAAACATTTCGCGCATATGATTTCACCTTTGAGCAAGAATGTGCTGTAAAAATTTTGCGTCCTCTTCAACGGCTAAAACCATCAGATCTCCAATTAGTAGAAAAGGGATTTAAGCAAGGAGCAAAAATTTTACATGGTCTAAGCCATCAACAAATTCCCAGAGTATACGATTATTTTGATTTAAACATATCTGCACAGCAAAAATTCTTTTATTTAGTACAAGAGTATATTCCTGGTCAAACCCTGGCTCAGGAATTAGCCAATAAAACTCACAGGCGATTTTCGGAATCTGAAGTATTAGAAGTTTTGCGATCGCTGTTAGAAATAATTAGCTACACTTATTCACAAAATGTTATTCACCGAGATATTAAACCCTCGAATATAATTCGTCATAGGGATAATAATAAAATCTATTTAATCGATTTTGATGGAGCTATCAAAAGAGAATTAGAGCCTGGTATTCCTGTAAGTCAATCTCGTGCAATTGGTACACCTGGATATGCACCACCAGAACAGCTATGTGGTAGAAATATAGATATTACAGCAGATTTATATGGTATCGCCGCAACCTGTGTTTGTTTATTGACAGGTAAAGAACCAGCACAAATAAGCAATATTTCTAATCCTCTAGGCGAAAACTGGAAAATATATGCTCCTAACGTAGAACAAAAGCTTGCAGTCATTTTAGACACAATGCTGTTGCCATTTCCAGCTCAAAGATATCAGTCTGCACAAGAGGTGCTAGGAAAACTTGATCAGCCACCGACACAATCACCACCACCGACACAATCACCACCACTTATAACGGCATTATTAACACAATTAAGAAGTCTTTTCACTGTTCAAAAGATTAGAATAATTTTTAGACGATGGCGTTGGAGAAGTTTAGGCTTTTTGGTTTTGTTAGGAGTAGCGATCGCTTTTATTATTGCAAACTTCAACCCACATCTAACAACATATTTTAGCAGGGGAGAAGAAGCTTTAATTGCCGAAGCACAAGCAGTTGCCACCGTTCCAGAATGTAGAACAGCATATGATTTAAAAACTCAAGGAATGAAAATATTTGCAAATGCTAGTTCTCCAGCAGATTTTAGAAGAGCCGAAGATGCTTTTTTAGAATCCATAGAGAAATTTAAACAAGCTGCTCTTAAAACATCCTCTACCGATAATCAGTGTGAAGTTGATCCAGAGACATGGATTTATTATTACAACTCCAAGGCTGCTCAAACCATTAATGGTAATCTTCCAACTATAGCAGTTGTTATTCCAGACTTAAAAGTAGATCGGGGAAATGCTCTAGAAATATTGCGTGGTATCGCCCAAGTTCAAAGTGAACAAGAAAGCGCGCCAGTATTGCAAATACTTATAGTAAAACATGATAGTCAACAACAAGAAGTTGAATATATTGCTGAGCAGAATATTCTCGGAGACCTTCCATATTTTAGCAATAGTAAAATATTAGGAGTGATTGGTCGTTACACCAGCGACGAAATTTGGAAACCAGGAGATATTTTTGGTAAAAAGCAGCTTGTTCTGATTTCACCCACAAGTACTGCTATTAGACAAGATTTGTTTGGTCAACAACAGCCTCTGAATGAATACGTTTTCCGCACAGCTTCTAATGATTCTATTGCTGCTAAAGATTTAGCTAACTATATGCGAAGCAATAGCCAATGGCAGAAAGTCTTAATTAGTTTTGATTCTGAAAACAATTATAGCGAGTCTCTAAGAGATAAATTCGTACAAGAACTGAGAAGACTAGGAGCAATAGATAAAAATATCACAGGTTGTGATTTAAAGCTTATAAATGCATTGCAAGATTGTAAAGATAAAGCAATAAGAGAAAACGTGCAAGTACTAATGTTAGCTCCCAGCCCTAATACTCTGAAAGAGGCACTAAATATTGCAAAAGAAGTTAAATCACAAAGACAAAGTCGCCAAATTTTAGGAGGAGATGTTCTGTATGATCCACAAACTTTAGAACTTGGAGACGCAGCGAATGGTATGGTGATTGCTGTATCTTCTCATGCAACTCTTGCTGATAGTAATTTCAGTGGAACAACTACAAAACTTTGGGGAACAAAAGATGTGAGTTGGAGAACACTTACTTCTTATGATGCAGCGAAAGTATTTGTTGAAGCTTTGACTAAACTAAAAGGAAATAATAATCCAACCCGTCAACAAGTATACGAAAAATTAAACGAACCGAATTTTTTTGCACTTGGTGCTACGGCAAAAATAAAATTTAATCACCAACTTAATGACCGACACGATCGCAAACAAGTTGAAGGTATTGGTATTTTAGTACAAGCTGAATGTAAACGTGACACCAATAAATGTTACTTTAATTATTTAAAGTCACCAGAACGAAATAATCCCTAG
- a CDS encoding iron uptake porin — MLQFFRFSLCLVSPVLILILIANVRVKAESLQSSEHLNDSLQEVNQYVQLNSTPVISVSQLSDVQPTDWAFQALQSLVERYGCIAGYPDGSFKGSRAMTRFEFATALNACLNKVNQRIAADINNVVAKEDLVSLQKLQEEFKVELTTLQGRVDVLEARTEQLEKQQFSTTTKLNGQLIFAAVDAFGDASRSGDEDNSNLTFSSRIRLNFDTSFTGKDQLRIRLQASSVINPNAPGNEARLSFQSGSDTTNNAVLSKLQYRFSLNEQLTITAATGFNTYFDDGDVINPLQSDTNATISRFGRYNAIYRLGGDTGVIVTYQPNRNIKAQAIYLAKNANNPGSGLFNSGYGALGQIIFYPNNQDTTTKIAFTYVNAYNDNGLGHNTGSLPSNLGGRKVSSNSYGIETNVKISSGFQLGGWVGYTNARVLTGEVKGDADIWNWAVTLAFPDLGKQGNLGGIIIGMQPRLTGTSAPLADLPRSDPDTGFHIEGFYKYKINDNISITPGLLWLTAPNHNSQNGDIFLGVIRTTFEI; from the coding sequence ATGTTGCAATTTTTCAGGTTTTCTTTGTGCTTAGTTTCTCCAGTCTTAATTTTGATACTAATTGCGAATGTAAGAGTTAAAGCTGAAAGTTTGCAATCTAGTGAGCATTTAAATGATTCTCTTCAGGAAGTTAATCAATATGTGCAACTAAATTCTACACCAGTTATTTCAGTCTCTCAGCTTTCTGATGTACAGCCAACTGACTGGGCATTTCAAGCATTACAGTCTCTAGTTGAGCGTTATGGCTGTATTGCTGGCTACCCTGACGGTAGTTTCAAAGGAAGTCGTGCGATGACTCGCTTTGAGTTTGCTACTGCATTAAACGCCTGTTTAAATAAAGTTAACCAACGAATTGCTGCTGATATCAACAACGTAGTTGCCAAAGAAGATTTGGTAAGTTTGCAAAAGCTCCAAGAGGAGTTCAAAGTAGAACTCACTACCTTACAGGGTAGAGTTGATGTTTTAGAAGCACGTACAGAACAACTAGAAAAACAGCAGTTTTCTACAACTACAAAATTGAATGGTCAATTGATATTTGCTGCGGTAGATGCTTTTGGAGATGCTAGCCGTAGTGGTGATGAAGATAATAGCAACCTCACATTTTCTAGCCGAATACGCCTCAACTTTGATACTAGCTTTACTGGAAAAGATCAGCTACGTATACGACTTCAAGCGAGTAGTGTGATTAATCCGAATGCACCTGGAAATGAAGCTCGCTTAAGTTTCCAATCTGGTAGTGATACAACTAATAATGCTGTACTCAGTAAGTTGCAATATCGTTTTTCTCTAAATGAGCAGTTGACAATTACCGCTGCTACAGGTTTTAATACTTACTTTGACGATGGAGATGTTATTAATCCTCTACAAAGCGATACAAATGCGACAATTTCTCGCTTTGGTCGATACAATGCCATTTATCGTTTGGGTGGAGATACGGGTGTAATAGTTACCTATCAACCGAACAGGAATATCAAAGCACAGGCGATATATCTAGCAAAAAATGCCAATAACCCTGGTAGTGGCTTGTTTAACAGTGGTTATGGTGCATTGGGGCAGATTATATTTTATCCAAATAACCAAGATACAACTACTAAGATTGCTTTCACCTACGTCAATGCTTACAACGACAACGGTTTAGGCCACAATACTGGCAGTTTACCATCTAACTTAGGAGGCAGAAAAGTTTCTTCTAATTCTTATGGTATTGAAACGAATGTCAAAATTAGTAGTGGTTTTCAACTCGGTGGATGGGTAGGCTATACCAATGCACGGGTACTGACTGGAGAAGTTAAAGGCGATGCTGATATTTGGAACTGGGCTGTAACCTTAGCTTTCCCTGATTTGGGCAAACAAGGTAATTTAGGAGGGATTATTATCGGGATGCAGCCTAGATTGACAGGTACTTCAGCACCTTTAGCAGACTTACCTCGTAGCGACCCAGATACCGGATTTCACATTGAAGGGTTTTATAAGTATAAGATTAACGACAATATCAGCATTACTCCTGGTCTGCTTTGGCTGACAGCACCAAATCACAATAGTCAAAATGGTGACATTTTTCTGGGAGTAATTAGAACTACCTTTGAAATATAA
- a CDS encoding tetratricopeptide repeat protein, whose protein sequence is MSELIRVANDLVIPKTGIGLTDVQKSILEQVFAGKKLKDIQVTGYADGTVQRVFCPKLWELLSDATKQKIRINTVKLVLEKLLKELNSQKSNDNEIVTPIELPSIPAPILSKQLRHNLPAPSCTTFVGREEEIARLLELLSPRHSAHLVSVDGIGGVGKTTLVLEAAYRCMHASHNNEAFLGVPTFDTIIFTSAKQSYLTCFGLLPSLAPRRTLRDIFYQIARILDELDITGVSFEEQLDLIKDALSCQHTLLIVDNLETVENQQDVLAFLYELPPTVKAVITTREQILFVPVRLTSMPESDGLCLIKHEAEEKGVALSNKDSQTLYQVTGGIPVAISYAVGQLANGYPIKEVLGGVSQSTGDVARFCFETSVNPLVGQSAHKLLMALALFPMPALQDTLVQVAVPETNPNTTSADLARLRGLSLVRQENNRYSMLPLTREYALAELKTHPEFEGKAREGWISWYLNFSQRYIGQDAKGWQGKFDGLEEEWQNLQAAIEWCMVEDRYAEMLKFWQNLEAYTHIMGRRESRLRYWDDRLTWTAWLIQAAEQRGDWSVAAKVMVDRAWTLTSMGKHKQLEEADKLFTQAWELRHYQENLFMLTLARNTAVLRIQQRRLDEAQTWLTQARQLLQETQLDQQQRSRQLVQIKYYQGEIFFKDDKYEQARIIFQETLELAQAMNWTRAIFCTQNWLADVAIKQQRLDEAERLLIEGLRVAEANEDKSRIAFCQRSLSFLAKAKGNLIDAQNWANKALENFEKLGMLPEVEETINVLQSLDIEI, encoded by the coding sequence ATGTCGGAACTCATCAGAGTGGCAAATGATCTAGTTATCCCTAAAACAGGAATAGGTTTGACAGATGTGCAAAAATCTATCCTGGAACAAGTTTTTGCAGGAAAAAAGCTTAAAGATATTCAGGTTACTGGATACGCGGATGGCACGGTACAGCGAGTATTTTGTCCAAAACTTTGGGAATTATTATCAGACGCTACAAAGCAAAAGATACGTATTAATACAGTAAAATTAGTCTTAGAAAAATTATTAAAAGAATTAAATTCTCAAAAAAGTAACGACAACGAAATTGTTACCCCCATCGAACTGCCTTCAATTCCTGCGCCTATTCTCTCCAAACAACTGCGGCACAATTTACCTGCTCCTAGTTGCACTACATTTGTAGGTCGAGAAGAAGAAATTGCTCGGCTTTTGGAGTTACTTTCACCCAGGCATTCTGCACATTTGGTGAGCGTCGATGGTATTGGTGGTGTAGGCAAAACAACCCTTGTTCTAGAAGCAGCCTACCGCTGTATGCACGCTAGTCATAACAATGAAGCCTTTCTGGGTGTGCCAACCTTCGATACTATTATTTTTACTTCGGCCAAACAGTCTTACCTTACTTGTTTCGGGTTATTACCAAGTTTGGCTCCCAGACGAACTTTACGTGATATTTTTTACCAGATTGCACGCATATTAGATGAGTTAGATATTACTGGGGTGAGTTTTGAAGAACAATTAGATTTGATTAAAGATGCCCTCTCCTGTCAGCACACGTTGCTAATTGTTGATAATTTAGAGACGGTGGAAAATCAGCAGGATGTTTTGGCATTTTTGTATGAATTACCACCAACCGTTAAAGCAGTCATTACTACCCGCGAACAAATTTTGTTTGTACCTGTGCGGTTGACATCAATGCCAGAATCAGACGGTCTTTGTTTAATTAAGCACGAAGCTGAAGAAAAAGGAGTTGCTCTCAGCAATAAAGATAGTCAAACACTTTACCAAGTTACGGGTGGTATTCCAGTCGCCATCAGTTATGCAGTAGGACAGTTAGCCAATGGCTACCCTATCAAAGAAGTATTGGGAGGGGTGTCTCAGTCTACAGGAGACGTTGCCCGTTTTTGCTTTGAAACTTCTGTGAACCCGCTTGTAGGACAATCAGCCCATAAGTTACTCATGGCACTAGCGTTATTTCCGATGCCAGCTTTACAAGATACTCTTGTGCAAGTTGCAGTGCCAGAAACAAACCCGAATACAACAAGTGCTGACTTGGCTAGATTGCGAGGACTTTCCTTGGTCAGACAAGAGAATAATCGCTACAGTATGCTACCACTAACCCGTGAGTATGCCTTAGCTGAACTAAAAACCCACCCTGAGTTTGAAGGCAAAGCCAGAGAGGGGTGGATTAGTTGGTACTTAAATTTCTCCCAGAGGTACATCGGACAAGATGCTAAAGGGTGGCAAGGAAAGTTTGATGGTTTAGAGGAAGAGTGGCAAAATTTACAAGCTGCGATTGAGTGGTGTATGGTTGAGGATCGATACGCCGAAATGTTGAAGTTTTGGCAAAATCTTGAGGCATACACTCATATTATGGGTCGGCGAGAAAGTCGTTTACGATATTGGGACGATCGCCTGACTTGGACAGCATGGCTAATTCAAGCAGCAGAACAACGCGGGGACTGGTCAGTTGCAGCCAAAGTAATGGTTGACCGTGCTTGGACTCTCACCTCGATGGGTAAACACAAGCAGTTAGAAGAAGCAGACAAACTATTTACTCAGGCTTGGGAGTTACGTCATTATCAAGAAAATTTGTTTATGCTGACCTTAGCAAGAAATACAGCAGTTTTACGCATTCAACAGCGAAGGTTGGATGAAGCGCAGACTTGGCTAACCCAAGCAAGACAATTACTGCAAGAGACACAATTAGACCAACAGCAGCGATCGCGGCAATTAGTCCAAATTAAATATTATCAAGGTGAGATTTTTTTTAAAGATGACAAATATGAGCAAGCAAGAATAATTTTTCAAGAAACTCTAGAACTTGCACAAGCAATGAACTGGACACGCGCCATCTTCTGTACCCAAAACTGGTTGGCTGATGTTGCCATCAAACAGCAAAGACTAGATGAAGCCGAACGATTATTAATAGAAGGATTGCGTGTAGCAGAAGCTAACGAAGATAAAAGTCGCATTGCATTTTGTCAACGCTCATTATCCTTTTTGGCAAAGGCAAAAGGCAACTTAATTGATGCTCAAAATTGGGCAAATAAAGCATTAGAAAACTTTGAAAAACTAGGAATGCTACCGGAAGTAGAGGAAACAATAAATGTGCTGCAAAGCCTAGATATTGAAATATGA
- a CDS encoding site-2 protease family protein — translation MTFWFLLLLGLATYLMVQRSVANITRTPVWLLWLVLMTPALLLSGWTLMYGVKQPPPPSLIIWPSLICLLLYWLLFQWGRRTPKDTQTEPQSPESQSAIHPIAEPVPVRPIEPTQETQLRNCFSWSVYYIQNIEYRPQAVICRGQLRTTPGKAYQQIKANIEAEFGDRFLVIFQEGLNGKPFFVLVPNTQAAKAGNSSKPEKLTRPGLALLLLVATLLTTTLVGAKTAGIDPTKLQSDPTIFLKGLPYALGLMTILGIHELGHYLTAKFYKIRSTLPYFIPMPFFLGTFGAFIQMRSPIPNRKALFDVSIAGPIAGFIATLPLLIWGLAHSEVVPVTEKTGLLNPDALNPKYSILLALLSKLALGSQLTAKSAIDLHPIAVAGFLGLIVTALNLMPVGQLDGGHIVHAMFGQRTAIIIGQISRLLLLLLSLVQPEFFVWAIILLFIPLIDEPALNDVTELNNGRDVLGLIAMALLVMIVLPLPQAIARLLQI, via the coding sequence ATGACATTTTGGTTTCTCCTTTTATTGGGACTTGCTACTTATCTGATGGTGCAGCGCAGCGTCGCTAACATCACCCGGACTCCTGTCTGGTTGTTGTGGCTGGTACTAATGACACCAGCATTGCTATTAAGCGGGTGGACGCTAATGTATGGGGTGAAGCAACCTCCACCGCCATCACTAATTATTTGGCCTTCACTGATCTGTCTTTTGTTATACTGGCTATTGTTTCAATGGGGGCGTAGAACACCAAAAGATACGCAAACTGAACCCCAATCTCCAGAATCACAATCGGCTATCCATCCTATCGCAGAACCAGTACCAGTGCGTCCCATTGAACCAACACAAGAAACTCAACTGCGAAATTGCTTTTCTTGGTCTGTATACTACATCCAAAACATTGAATACAGACCCCAAGCTGTGATCTGCCGAGGCCAGTTAAGAACAACGCCCGGCAAAGCCTACCAACAGATTAAAGCAAATATTGAAGCAGAATTTGGCGATCGCTTCTTAGTAATTTTTCAAGAGGGTCTCAATGGTAAACCCTTCTTTGTGCTTGTTCCCAATACTCAAGCAGCTAAAGCAGGAAATTCCAGTAAACCAGAAAAGTTAACTCGCCCAGGATTAGCATTATTACTACTGGTAGCGACTTTATTAACTACTACCCTAGTAGGGGCAAAAACTGCTGGTATTGACCCGACGAAGCTTCAATCTGACCCAACCATATTTTTAAAAGGATTACCCTATGCTTTAGGGCTGATGACTATTTTAGGCATCCACGAACTTGGCCATTATTTGACAGCTAAATTCTACAAAATTCGCTCGACTCTGCCTTACTTTATTCCCATGCCTTTTTTCTTGGGAACCTTTGGTGCATTTATTCAGATGCGAAGTCCAATTCCTAACCGTAAAGCTTTATTTGACGTTAGCATTGCTGGGCCAATTGCAGGTTTTATTGCCACGTTACCTTTATTAATATGGGGTTTAGCTCATTCTGAAGTAGTTCCTGTGACTGAAAAAACAGGACTATTAAATCCTGATGCACTTAATCCTAAATATTCAATCTTACTGGCGTTGCTTTCAAAGTTAGCATTAGGAAGTCAGTTAACAGCGAAATCAGCTATTGATTTGCATCCTATCGCCGTGGCTGGTTTTCTAGGGCTAATTGTCACTGCATTAAATTTGATGCCTGTAGGACAATTAGATGGAGGTCACATTGTTCATGCAATGTTTGGTCAACGCACTGCCATCATTATTGGGCAAATTTCTCGCTTGTTATTGCTACTACTTTCTTTAGTCCAGCCAGAATTTTTTGTCTGGGCGATTATCTTATTATTCATCCCCTTAATTGATGAACCTGCCTTGAATGATGTTACTGAACTGAATAACGGACGTGACGTTTTGGGATTGATTGCAATGGCTTTATTAGTAATGATTGTGCTGCCATTACCCCAGGCGATCGCTCGTTTATTACAAATTTAA